The genomic DNA TGTAGTACattctgggggttttttattgttgaAGTATGGAGAAGTCAGTTGATAGTGGCTGACCATGAGCCAGAAGcgtgcccaggtggccaaaaaGGCCATTTTGGTTTGTGTGTGTGGCCAGCAGCGCAAAGGCTTGTGGTCGCCTCTTTCTACTTGGTACTGGTGAGGCTCCACCTTAAATTGTGTGTTCAGCTTTGGGCctctcactacaagaaagacactgaggtgctggagtgtgtccagagaagggcaggagtCTGGAGCACGGGTCTGACAAGGAGCagttgagggagctggggaggtcagcctggagaaaaggaagctcaggggAACCTTTTCGCTCTCTATAACCACCTGAGAaaaggttgtagccaggtgggtcTGTCTCTTCCCCCAGGTAATAAGGGACAGGACGAGAAGAAAgggcctcaagttgtgccaaaGGAGGTTTAGATCAGATGTTTAAAAGGATTGGAAAGCTTTGGAGCCTGCTTCCCAGGGAATTGAAGTTATcatccctggaagggttcaGAAAATGTGGATATAGCGcttgaggacatggtttaatggtgaACATGGTGGTGGTGCTCAGCTGATGGTTGAAATTGATAATCCTACAagtattttccaaccttaatgattctttAATTTAATGCTGGTGTTCATCAGTTTTCTTcatgttaattaaaaaacagaaaaaggtaTTTTCGCATCTTCTAAACAACATGCACACCCCCACACCCACCCAGAAAATCCCATCTGTGTGGTTGCTTTGGCAACCTTTCATTTCTGTAAGAATTACTTAATGTAGTCACCTTTTTTCACAGATGATGACTTTGATCAGTTTGATAAGCCCGGTGCAGAAAGGTCTTGGAGAAGAAGAGCTGGAGATGACGACTGGGACAGGTAGGTTGAATATTTTCATGTTCAATTTCTGTATGCTGAATTGCATTGTTCTGTTTTCCCATTCTGGCATTTTGTACTCTAACATTTAGAGCAGTGCACATTTAAATTCTAATGAAGATGTTGGTTGTTTTGCATGTGTCAGCCAATGCTAGACCGTGCCAAACATGTACTTGCCTTGAGGAATATAGAGCATTGTGAAGAGATGCCATTTAAAATTGGATAAATACAAAGTATTTGTGGTGTGTAATTTTGCAattaatgttttggttttgcttttaaatatttagtaGACCTAAGTGGTTTAAATAGAATTTGCTAGTTCTTGAATCTTCccaacttaatttttaaaatattttttacttgaACTTGATGTTTAAATTACTATCCTCAGAGTTCTAGTTCAGTTTTAAattggggaagaggaggagagctTAGGCATGGGCTTCTTCAACAGTATGACTGTTTTGGAAGATTTAGAGATGTGTGTGTTGTGGGTTATTTTGAGGGAGAATGTGTGTTCTTTTATGAGACAGAAATCAAGCTGCTACTGGTCTACTCTTTCTGGGAGAAAACTTTTCActtatttgttatttttctgtgatttaatAGACTTGTTCAGATTTTGCCAGTGGTTTTCActtgaaaatggagaaaaaaaatattccaagtaGATTTCTGTCTTCTCTAATAATCACTCAAGTGATTGTCGTAAACAAATTTCACTGTAAGTAGTTTTCCACTGAGCTGAGCCCTTGGAGTAAATCAAGTGCTCTACATTTATTGCCATTCCAGAGGCATTAGTTTCCTCTTCCTTGGTTTTCTGCTAGGTTAAGTGGGTAGTTTTCATTGCTGCAGGGGGCGAGTATGTGACTGAGGAGTTTGGACAGTAGCTCTGGTGTATATATAGGGTGTTGGGCTGTTTCTGGTGAGCCGTGTCTGCTCTCTGGCAGGCCAGTACGGCTGTTAGAGGCTTGGATGCTCAAGTGCACCAAGGAGCTGCTCTGGTTTGAGTGTAATTAAAATAACTTGCTCAGGCTGGGTCACTCCTGTGCTGCTTCACGTCTCCAGGATTGGCTATTCAGAAACCTTAAAATCAGTATTACAGGCAGAATGTTTTGTATGAGACTATTTTCTGAACTTTTGGCCTTTGTTGCATGAATGGGTGGGCTCTTAGCTGCTAACTGGTTACATTTGGGTTTAGCTGCCCTACTCATCACCTGAGAAAATTTGGAAGAGTCAAACAGCTGTTGCATCAGAAGTTGGAAGCTTTTACCCAGTGATAAACTCCTTGTGCAAAGCTGGTTCTAGTAGGGCTTGACAGTAGTTTTAGAGTATTTTCACCAAGCTGAGACTTTGAACAATACAAGGATGTAGTTTcgaaaaacattttaatttgtgtttattATTAGCTGTATTTGATTAAAGAGACATGATCAATAATTCAATAGTGAAATTGTCAGGGAAGTAGTTTCAGATGCAGACCAGAAGATTCTAGAGTTTCATCTTGCTgataatttcagaaattttatcTTAAAACTGTATCTAATAACTTGCATGTGTTAGAATATTTTTTGGTTAATATTATTCTCTTCCAATTGCGAAGCTGTCTTTTTAAGTGTTGAGTTCTCTGGGAGTCTTGGCAGTTACAAATGCTGTACATGGATATGTTGCTTAATGtaattgtttggggttttacCTGCTGGCCTAATTCAGTATAGGACATAGTTTCTTGAAGATGGAAAAAAGGCTGGATGGACACAGTAGTCTCTGTGTTTTAATCCTTCATGCTTTGTTTTCAACTGAAGCATCATTGTATTGGGGGAGAGATGGACTTCTGTTCGTTACACATCTTCATCAACCATCACCTCTTACTGTGTTGTTACTTGACTGAGTCCCATCCCCAGTCACTTAAATCATTTTGAATTTTCAGATCTCCGTCCTTTCTCAAACTCTGGAGGGTGTTAACTGGGAGTCAGGAGGCCCTAGTTATTTGGGAGTACAAATGTAACCTTGTTCTTGgagaatttttcccattttttacaagttcttttcctgaaatatttgtgTCCTTGCTACAGCTCGTGTTTAATGAGGTATGTTTATGGAATTGGAGACTTAGAAGGGTCAGTCTGATGTCTTTATCACATTAATTTGTACATTTATCTCATTAAGTAGCCCAAAGCTTTCATTTGGGTAAAACCTACATTTCTGGTGCTCTCCTTCAAGATGATAGGGTGGATTTAATAGCTGATTTTTGCTGAAATTCACTTGTTCAGATAATTCTTTCAGATTACTGATTTCTCTATGCTGGTTGAAAACTTTCCaccttttttctgcttttttttggaggttttttttgtgtgtttttggggttttttttcttatttgagaAAGCAAATTTATTCAGTGAGGAAAATGTTGGGTATTGGGAGTTGAGGAAGGGGAGGATAATCTGTCTCTTTCTTGTGAGAGCAGCATACCCAAAATCATCTTAACCCAAAATTTCCTAGTATTGTGGTTTTGGAAAGACTAGCATAGGTGTGTACTTTTATTccagtttaatttcttttatgtgGATGTGTGATATCAAATTGCaaccatttatttttgtctatttCTCTCAGCTAGTCTAAGATCTGTTAGAgtctggggattttttgtttgttttcttggtgattcttttgtttgtttgctttgttctttAATGGTCAGATATAGTCCTTGTAGTCCTTCTTTTTCCTAAAGGCAACTTCAGATTTGGCTGCTTTAAAGGAATTTGAGATAGTTCCACTTTACTGTGCAGGCTTTTCGCTGTTactttgtttattaaaaaagtTACTCATGgccatttttcttctaatttatCAATGAAAGTACTGAATAACATTGAATATTTTAATAGGTTTTGAAGGGCACTATGTGAGCTACTTTTTGCCTCTGATACAAACTTTGTTTATATCCTAGTGTTAATTCTTTTGACTGTCAAGTAATAGGCCAGAGTTTCTGAAGATCTAGAATGTGTTTGCAGTTAATTCTAGAGAtcaaatgttaattttcttctaaataatCCCATCAAGGATGCTCTTTGGTAATGTGGTAAATAGGCCTAGGTATGTTtagataaattaatttaatctttcACTTTCTTTTACATTCCTTTCCTTAATCTGAATCTCTTGCTACCTGAACTTGGTTTTTGTCTTTGAATGATGCTGTAACATAGCTTTGCCATCTCCTGGAATTTCTCTAGTGCAGTTTTACTAAAAACTGTTAATGGTGGACCACAGTTCTGGGAGATACTTTCAAACTTTTTGGTACATTTGTCAGATTACTGGCAGTTGAAAAgatcagtgatttttttttttttttgagacaaaaTTGAAGTAGGAAATTCTTCTGCAACTATTTCTGTTACATAGAGTTTCCTGTCtctgaaagaaaaggctgaaattcTAGTCAGTTTGCTCTTTGGAATGTGTGATATCTTATCTCCCAGTTTTTGTTTAATATTACATTGAGCACAAAGCAATTGTTTGTTAATGTTCAGTCATTCCTGGAACTATTTGTGATCAGTAACAGTGGATAAGTTCTGTATACTGATGATAATGCCCTATTTAGGGCTTTTTGGTGTATTATTTGTTCTTTCCTAGCCCACAAGATTTTTACAACCCTCACTCCCCCTTGCCTCCTATCTGTCCTTACCTGTACAGTAATTGGCTCTGAAAGAGATCGATCCATCTGCAAAAGCAACTGATTTATGTTTTGGGGTTGCCTTGTCGTTTTCAAGTATGTGCCATGTAGTCATGAGGAGCTCCTATACAATTTCCTTTCCAGTTCATATAGGCTGTTCTCACTTGGGATGATTTGATTTTTATGTACTAAGGCAtggtggtttttggttttgtttttttaaggtgtGCAGGTAGAAATAGTCTCAAAATACAGCTCATATTTCAAATCACTGGCATCTTGTTTTCGTATTGATATGCATATTCTAATACATGATTTTGTAGGTAACAAGTGTTTATTATAGAAGGGGAATCTGGTCATCCCTGTCACTAGATAATTCCTTCACTGAAGGAAGAATGAAATTAAGCAGTTTTTCTAAAGTTTAGCTCTCCTAGAATGTAATTCTTTGTATCGAATCATATTTATGGGGAAGTTGCACTGTGATAGCAGAAGTGTTGTAAACCAATATTTTTGTACTCCCTGAATACTTAGGCACAAATATAAAATTGATGAAACATACATTTGATTTTGTCACCCTACAAATGTATGCTTGACCTTACCCTCAActtgaggaggaggagggaataAAGGATTTATGAAAGATCAAGGCCTAAGCCTGGCCCTTACGGAAGATCCAGGCTCCCAAGCCAGCTGgcttcccagctccttcctgggGAGCTCGGGCCACATGGAGACCTGTAGACTGAGTCTTGCCCACAGGACATTCCTGTCTTGTGTCCTCCCTGGGGAGCTGAAAATCAGCAATTTAGACAAAATGAGCTTGGACAATGTGTCCAAATGGCCTTGGAGTGAAGGCTCTAGAATGGCTGTTTTGGAtggctgtgcctgtgcttgGCTAggtttttctgctgtgtttagTTGAGGGGTATGGAAGGGAGAGCACATAGAAATGAAATGACTGTGCAATAGTAGACTTATTTAATATGTATGGTCTGTTGTTTGACTGAAAATACataactttttttccctgaatgcTTTACTAAAGTAGACTTTGTGCTGGCTTGGAAGCAGTTCTCCTCAAGGCAGTTTTTTAAGGCATATGCCCTGtaaggtttttggttttgttttgtaaagTTCAGCTTCTTAAATTTGTTACTGTTTTACAGTGAACTTGATGATGACTTGCTTGGAGAGGATTTGCTAACTGGAAAAAAGGTAAGAGATATGCATTGTTGCAGATATTAAAAGTGTGACTGTTGTTCAGCTTAGTCAGTTCAAGTGCTTGGTTTGACCTCATGTATTTTACAGTCACCCCCCCAAAGCCTGACAGCCACAGGTACCTGAGGTCTGCTTTGCTGCCAGAGTATTCTACACCCAGggctttgtttccttttgtgAAATACCTCCAAGtgtggcttttaaaaataaaacttggagaaaaaaaatttcagccCAGTTAGGTCTCCTGAATGCTAATTAGCATGATGGAGAATTTAATCCAAGTGCCAGTTTCTTGGCTATTAAAAATCACTTGTCAAAATACCAGCAGTATTTACCAGAGAGGAAGTAAAAAAATCAGTCAGTGTTGCCTGTGAAGTTCACACTCAGTGTGCATGATCTGCTACCTCGCTGTCTGATGAGTGGGCAGAGGATTTCCCCTTTTAAAGTGAGGAGAAATATATGGGAGCAGCTAAAACTGGGGAATGTCAACAAGTTTTCCCCATGTCTGCTATAAACTCTTCCTGCTTGTACCTATTTCCAGGATTGAACTTTGTGAAAAGAGCTAAACATATCTTTGGATTTGCCCATTAAAAGTGGGAGAAGACAGGACTTCTATTTGAGAAATCAAATTGACTGGTCACCTCTTTCTATATTTTATCTTagaagtgaaataattttgaaagtagtttttaaagttttagtTGGATATGAATAGGTTGTTAAGAAACCCAGCTGTATTAAGAGTTGAGTTTTGTTGTAGATTTTTATAACCATCCTCTAAATGTTGGAAGTTAGCTTCTTGAAATTATTATAACTTCTGTAAGTATTTCCTATTAAAGATAGGAAGTTCCGATAGGAAGTTCCTTATTCTCATGTGCTGGtttaaagagaataaaattcCAGGAGGATAATTGCATATGTTCATTACACAGTTACCAAAACCAGAAACAGTTAACATTGAATGGAGGTGATAAAGATACTtacatataaaaattatatataattatatataattagtGAATACTAACCAGTAGTTGCTTTTCTAGTGTATtatgtttttttgtgtgttttttctattcttctttttagtttttcatATTACAGGGCAGTATCTGTGGGTATGGACTCAGGTGGTGGAGAAATAGTGGATTTGTCAGGAAGTTTCCCCTGAGTTGTTTAGGCTAAACTTCCTTCTATTTAATCTCATCCTAGCACTTTTAGATAAATCGATCTTTGTGTAACTTTTCTGGTCCTATTACTTTAAGGGTTGAAAATGTTGCTCAGCTGAACTGCAGTTATCTCTCCCTAGGggtaattattaaaaaaaaaaaaaacaaaaaaccaaacaaacaactggaatttttttaatttgatgacAAATTAGGAGGAGAAAcagtattttcttctatttttttcttctcttacaaACTAATCActatttttcagatttctttatCATATCCTTTCCTTCAGTCTCCTCTGTCTTCTCTCTAGAAGTTGCAGTTCATGTATTTTCTTGACTTGCCTAATGCATCAAGGTCACAGGGCTGTGTACAAGAGCttaccttccttccttcctggtCTGTCTTAAGTGAGTTGTCATCTTTAGCTGTATTTGAGAATGGATCAGTGGAAAAGAAGTGTTGATAATCAGATAAATTTGAGTTATGTAAATTTCTGTAGGATTgttgaaatgtattttaagatTTATGATCTTGTGTGGTTTTTCTCATTGAATTAGATAATCTCTTTGAAGATATGGTCTTAGTTTGGGATGTATTcttcatgaaaaatatttagtgtTCAGTACTTAGTTGAAAGTTTATATCTTTTATGTTCACAATTGACTTTTTTTGAAACCTAGAATCAGTCAGACTTGTCAGATGAAGAGCTGAATGATGATCTTCTGCAAAGTGACAATGAAGAGGAACAAGAATTTCggtatttcttttttgtatCTTGTTTTGGATAACTCAAAACTATGAATTACTCCTATTACTGATAATTAATAAATACTAAACTAAAGTTATTGCTATATACTTaaaagagttttgttttttaccCAGCCAGCTACTTAGtgatatatatgtatgtacgtatatatatatgtatatataatgtACTCAGTAGCACTATTAACAtttcagtaaaattatttttcattccttttgaTAAATTTTTTCAACCCTCTAAAAAGCTTATAAGAAAAAATTGTGTTATCTGCTGTGCATATAGAATTAGTTATAAGCACTTACAGAGCTTTCTTTACTGGCTCTGTATTGCTTAGTGTGGTAAGCTTCCTTTTCCTGATGCCAAGAtgagtttttgctttttcttttatataccATTTATATTGCTTTTATGTATCCTCAATACTCTTAGCATGCATACTTGTAATTCCTTAGGTCTGATAATTTAGCATAGTCCTAGTATTCTGTTAGGCCAAATTCTCTGTAGGAGACATCCTAAAGGCCTTGTAGTAGGAGGCTGGGAAACCCTACACTGTCTTGGGAAGCCAAGGCCCTCTCTAGAGTACATCCTGTAAACTAGAGATTTGGCCCATCCAGCGGGGAATTCTTCAGGGTGGGAGGATATCATGCTATTCATTCAAGTCTCTCATTGGGGCATCCTTGTTAGCTATGCTAATTTGTAAGGTCTGTAAATTGTATACACAATTTATCATGTGTATGCATTTCGAAGTGGTGTGCCGTAAGGACCCTTGTTAAATATCGAGGTTGAAACCCCTTTATCCCTTAATTGTGTCTGGTTCTCAATTTTTAGGACCAAGGAAAAGGCATCACTCCTATATCGTCCTTTTCTGCCATCTTTCTTCTAAAAATCTATCTTACCTCCTAAGACTCCAAGGAGGGGAATTTGTGACTTAAATATTTGTGTACAATTACATGGTAGAAAAGTTTGAACAGACTTAATAGGCTGGAGCAGATATTTCCATGGGAGTTTACTGAGGATCCTGCCCTGTGGTAATAGAGCTCCTTAGCTGAATTATGGGCATTACAAGTCAAAATGAGTGTCttgttatttttacttttcaagCTGGACTGAAGTAGGAGAGGAGATGCTTGTGATGCCAAAGTGATGCAGTGCCATTGGTGCTTTTACTGGCctgtttttccagctttcccttATTGCATGCTGTGCAGGGCACGTCATCTGAAGGGCTATGaatgtatgtgtatgtataacATACATAGGTGTATCTCCATCTCTGAGATGTCCTGTCTTTAGCTGTAATTAGAATAAGGAACTGTTGTCCTTATGTTGGACTGATGGTGTGATAAAATGCTCCACCATCGATCTCTTCATTGGCTGCCATTTTCCTCCCTGTGGGAGTGAGGTTTGGACTGTTCCCTTCAAGAAGGGGAATCCCAGTTACAGTTCTTGCCTGTTTTTTTACTGTATGTCCTCCTTGAGACCCCTGGGTAGCAGGGATGGCTGTGAGACCCAACACAGTGATGATAAAGTGTCTCAAATGTGATAATATTGCTCAATGGAAGCAGGTTTCTGTAGACAAGTTTTGAATTTTTAGCAGTTTTATTGCCAGAGAgatcctttcccttccccttatGTTTCCAGTCAACCTCATTCTTCTGTAGTTGGGAGGATAATGATAATCCTGCATAATGTCTTCATTTTTGTGTTAAATCTTCTCCCTTTTAGAGCTGCAAAGAGCTCAAAGCTGCCTGGATCTTGTTCCCCCAAACACAGGAAAATGGAGAATAATAggaatgttattttaaaaaataaataataaagtcTTAGTGTTCCTTATACCCGGAGCTCTCAAATCACGAGCTAGTCTGCTGTTGgttagttgcttttttgtgttGATGGCACAATAAACTCTGAGCTTTGCTTTGCCTGCCTGCAGATTATAAACTTAAAGTTTTTGTATTGATTGTTTTTCAGTGTCTCTGCTAGTTGAGAACATCTTAATCATTTAAGTTACAGTTCTTGactgtttattttatattaagtGGAACATGAAATCTATCATAAAAATGCAAGTTTGAATTCAAGATAATGAAGTATGAACAACATTAATACATGTAGAAAAAACGTATTTTAGTAGTGTATTCTAAAAGATTGGGAAAACAGATGCAGTTATAAtcattttgtgtattttcttatttttttttttgttagtctTGGAATTAAAATTGAATCTGGTCTGCTTTGGTTACCAAGCAGGACTTTTGCCAGTTTGACCTGCTAAACCATCTGGTTGGTTTGATTCCCCTGGTCAAATAGCCTGCAGCTGGTGATAAGCTGCATTTTAGTATGCATTATGAGAACATGGCATGGAGTCAAATAGTGTATGTGGTATAATTCTATCTACCAACTTGGAGACTTTACGTTTGCTGGCTTTGTTTTGCTAAGTCTTTGTGAGTAGTTGCCAGTTAGACTTTAGCCTCTGAATTTTCCCCCTATCCCACAGCTCTCCAGGTGTCACAGTGAGCCTCAACGCCACATCCGGCATCCTGACATCATACGAACTCTCTGAGTCCATCAACGATCCCTCGCTGGAACATGAGTCTGAGTATGACCAAGGGGAAGATGAAATTGGTTATGACAAATCTGAAGCACCTGAAGAATATGCTTCAGAGTATGCAGAGGAGGGACATTACGAAGGCAATGATCCTGAACTGACAGAAGACCAGATAGAATATGGGGaagagcctggagaagaagatGAGGTGCTAGACCTTGAAATCAATGAACCCCTAGATGAATTTCCAGTGAGTTTCCTTCTATTGTATCTTCAAAGATAACATTGCTTCACGTGCATAGGGTTTTAGACTGATTTAAAATCTGTTTACCTCTCTAGGGAGGAGGGGAAATTAGACCTATTATCACTGTCTGCCAGTTTCTTTATCTAGGCTGTGACAAAGTTTGTGTTGACAGCTTGTTTGGCGGTAGGTAATGCTCCTTTGTCATGCTGGAAAGCAGTTGAGAATCATGACCTTGAGGATTGTATccttaaagaagaaaacagctttgTGTGGTGGAGATACACTGCCAATTGTTAGAAGTACTTAATGCAAAAGCTTTTATCCAGGCTTTAGACAAGATCTGATAAAGTCCTTCGAAGGTGAAAAGATTATTGACCTGCTAAAGACATCTTTAAGGTGCTAATATCCCAAAGTGATTGATGTCCTGCTTGTTCATCCTTTTTGTAACTGAGAGCTGTCTAAACCTGAATAAAGAGATTGGAGGTTAGTTCAGAAAATGTCACCTGCATAATTCAATATAATTTAAGCAGCATATTAGAGAACATGCACTGGCTTTAATTGCTAATGAAATGATTTAATCTTAATGAAAACTGTATGTGATCAGTGAGGTATTTGAAAATACAAGCAAACTTAAGCaagattttgcttttgttttatgttCATAATTTTTCAGAGTTGAGGCCACTCATATGTAAGCACTTGCAGAATGCTTTAAGAATGTTTATATTTGATGGGGTAAAATCTGATGTTAATGTATATGTGCTATAGATGTGTGTACCCTGTAGTGTTCTAATCATTGGATGCAGATGTATAGAAGTAATTGGGGCAAACAGTATTGAATGGGATCTTTAAGATAATATTGCTGGGATATGAATGGaaactgttttggttttcataATACTGAAATTATTGTCTAGTTAAAAGCTCTGCTACTTATGCTGTATGTGTGCCATATCACTTAGAGCTGACTGTTCTGAGAGATGCAATACTTCCACTCTGGAAGCTGTAGCAATGCAGTCACACCCTACCTGTTCAGTTGGCCTCGTGTCTTTTCACCTTCCTGTTTACTTCTTTAGGATGAAGATTACATGCAATCATATAATGAGCAAGCAATGGAAGAACAAGAGTATGCAGCTGATGAGGAGTTGGAAGAATCCCAGGCAATGGCTAATGAATCAGAAGAGGTATGTAATGAATTTAATGGAAACGTAAAGTAACTAGTTCTGCTACAATTTGATTTTGTAGAATTGTACATGTTGCCAGGTAAGAATTGATGCAATTTTGCCAGTGTTGAATTATTGGTGGTTGTACTCTATGTATAAAATTAATTGATAGCATCTGTATTGTCAGATACATCAGATCTCCTCTCCCCCTTGGGATTAAAATCAGAAGGGACAGCTAAAATGTGCATATTTAGTCTTGACTTCAACATTAGAAACTTCATGGGCCCATTTGGGTAGGAAATGACAGTAATACTGCACCGTCTGTTAAATCTCCCAAGAGCTGTGGTGCTTCCCTTTACCAGATGGATCACTGGCGCTGTTGGGATGTAAATACAGTTCTTGGGTATCCCCTTTTAAGGAGGAGTGTAAGCGTGGAAGTTTTGGTGTTTTAGACAGGCAGAGGTGAGATTGTTGTTTTGAAAGTTGTGTTGAGACTAATTCCTGTGAGATTTATCTTCTTTGATAAGGAAAATGGATGAGTTCCTTCATTTGCAATAAGAAAGGTGATGCCAAAAGTCTGCCAAGTATGCATTTACTAATTATAGCTTGGTAATAATGCCTAGagattttttagttttttatgtatttttaatatatttatagcCTTGtagatttttaatatatatttatgtggTTACTAGtatttttcctcccctctctcACAGTTTAACATACTCTTGTCATACATTCTTGAAATTCTATTTTGTCTTATTCTTAAGGAGAGAATTTCTGACAAGGACATCTTATATTCTACCAGAACCTAAGAGACTTAACAAGAAAATAGGGCCAAGAAGCCCCTGGACCAGCTGACTCAGGGCTGGTTTACTGGGATAACTGATTTCCTATTGGGTGTATAGGCTAG from Poecile atricapillus isolate bPoeAtr1 unplaced genomic scaffold, bPoeAtr1.hap1 scaffold_269, whole genome shotgun sequence includes the following:
- the LOC131574366 gene encoding RNA-binding protein 33-like isoform X1, with the translated sequence MAAALGGGADDDFDQFDKPGAERSWRRRAGDDDWDSELDDDLLGEDLLTGKKNQSDLSDEELNDDLLQSDNEEEQEFRSPGVTVSLNATSGILTSYELSESINDPSLEHESEYDQGEDEIGYDKSEAPEEYASEYAEEGHYEGNDPELTEDQIEYGEEPGEEDEVLDLEINEPLDEFPDEDYMQSYNEQAMEEQEYAADEELEESQAMANESEEESALILLLFQFLIKWD
- the LOC131574366 gene encoding RNA-binding protein 33-like isoform X2 — encoded protein: MAAALGGGADDDFDQFDKPGAERSWRRRAGDDDWDSELDDDLLGEDLLTGKKNQSDLSDEELNDDLLQSDNEEEQEFRSPGVTVSLNATSGILTSYELSESINDPSLEHESEYDQGEDEIGYDKSEAPEEYASEYAEEGHYEGNDPELTEDQIEYGEEPGEEDEVLDLEINEPLDEFPDEDYMQSYNEQAMEEQEYAADEELEESQAMANESEEERISDKDILYSTRT